A single window of Fodinicurvata sp. EGI_FJ10296 DNA harbors:
- the cobJ gene encoding precorrin-3B C(17)-methyltransferase: MTDDAEQPGAGQTGSVAIIGLGPGRDDWMTPETRAILDRATDLVGYIPYLDRAGQREGQRRHASDNRVELDRARFALDLALDGGAVAVVSGGDPGIFAMAAAIFEAIEGDTTGRWSEVPVSVHPGITAAQALAARAGAPLGNDFCVMSLSDNLKPWDLITRRLRLAAEGDFALALYNPISKARPWQLGAALDCLRAVKAGTTPVILGRDVGRDGETIRITDLAHAVAEDADMRTVIIIGASTTRVLNRPSGPAVAYTPRWHDGTVTDVAS, translated from the coding sequence ATGACAGACGACGCTGAACAACCTGGGGCCGGACAAACCGGGTCCGTCGCCATAATCGGGCTGGGACCGGGGCGCGATGACTGGATGACGCCGGAAACCCGCGCGATCCTCGACCGGGCGACCGATCTGGTCGGCTATATCCCCTATCTGGATCGGGCCGGGCAGCGCGAGGGGCAACGCCGCCACGCCTCGGACAATCGCGTGGAACTCGACCGGGCGCGGTTCGCGCTCGACCTCGCCCTTGACGGCGGCGCGGTGGCGGTGGTTTCCGGCGGCGATCCCGGCATCTTCGCCATGGCCGCCGCGATTTTCGAAGCCATCGAGGGCGACACCACCGGCCGCTGGTCCGAGGTGCCGGTCAGCGTCCATCCGGGCATCACTGCCGCCCAGGCGCTTGCGGCCCGCGCGGGCGCGCCGCTGGGCAACGATTTCTGCGTCATGTCGCTGTCGGACAATCTGAAGCCCTGGGACCTGATCACCCGGCGCCTGCGGCTGGCGGCGGAGGGGGATTTCGCGCTCGCCCTCTATAACCCGATCTCGAAGGCACGGCCCTGGCAATTGGGCGCGGCGCTGGACTGCCTGCGCGCGGTCAAGGCCGGAACCACGCCGGTCATTCTGGGCCGCGACGTCGGCCGCGACGGCGAAACCATCCGCATCACCGACCTCGCCCATGCCGTCGCCGAGGACGCCGACATGCGCACCGTGATCATCATCGGCGCCTCGACAACGCGGGTGCTGAACCGGCCGTCCGGCCCGGCGGTCGCCTATACGCCGCGATGGCACGACGGCACCGTCACGGACGTCGCGTCATGA
- a CDS encoding DedA family protein: protein MTDLLLDQVSTYGIIIILAATFLSCLAVPMPSSLIMLAGGAFIASGDLGASSVLLAAYGGAVIGDQTGYLIGRTGGGALVDRLSGEPRRQAMLTKAKSAIDRWGGASVFFSTWLFSPLGPYVNVIAGAAKLGWRRYTFWDMAGEAIWVTFYVGLGYLFSDRIAQVADIAANSIALVVAVLATAAIGIVLFRKIRHS, encoded by the coding sequence ATGACTGATCTCCTGCTCGATCAGGTGTCGACCTATGGCATCATCATCATACTGGCCGCGACCTTTCTTTCGTGCCTGGCCGTTCCCATGCCCAGCTCGCTCATCATGCTGGCCGGCGGCGCCTTCATCGCCTCGGGCGATCTCGGCGCATCTTCGGTTTTGCTGGCGGCCTATGGTGGTGCCGTCATTGGCGACCAGACCGGATATCTGATCGGTCGAACCGGCGGCGGCGCCCTGGTCGACCGTCTCTCCGGCGAACCACGCCGGCAAGCCATGCTGACCAAGGCGAAATCGGCGATAGACCGGTGGGGCGGCGCCAGCGTCTTCTTCAGTACCTGGCTGTTCAGCCCCCTGGGCCCCTATGTAAACGTGATCGCCGGCGCCGCCAAACTCGGCTGGCGGCGTTACACCTTCTGGGATATGGCCGGCGAGGCCATATGGGTGACTTTCTATGTTGGCCTTGGATATCTGTTTTCCGATCGCATCGCCCAGGTCGCCGATATCGCCGCAAACTCCATTGCCCTCGTCGTTGCCGTTCTGGCAACCGCTGCCATCGGCATCGTGCTCTTTCGGAAAATCCGCCACTCATAG
- the cobA gene encoding uroporphyrinogen-III C-methyltransferase → MPQPMPPSDPSRVGVSGGATGLDLGAPFHPGTVWLAGAGPGDPGLLTLLAVEGLRHADAIVHDALVDRRILTLARPHAEIYDMGKRGGKPSPRQPEITARLIDLARRGMRVLRLKGGDPFVFGRGGEEALALAEAGIGFRIVPGITAGIAAPAYAGIPATHRDDNQAVIFATGKSDSGGPNWRALAAANAPIVLYMAWRTFPVIARELSAGGMPGTMPVAVISDATTDRQKVLVTTLAEAEEQLAACGQRPPAVIVIGSIVRLRPSLDWLDMQRVAALQMADPA, encoded by the coding sequence ATGCCCCAGCCTATGCCCCCGTCTGATCCCAGTCGTGTCGGCGTATCCGGCGGCGCCACCGGTCTCGACCTTGGTGCCCCGTTCCATCCGGGCACGGTATGGCTTGCCGGTGCGGGTCCCGGCGATCCCGGATTGCTCACGCTGCTCGCGGTAGAGGGTTTACGCCATGCCGATGCCATCGTCCATGACGCCCTCGTCGACCGCCGCATATTGACGCTCGCCCGCCCTCATGCCGAGATCTACGATATGGGCAAGCGCGGCGGCAAACCATCCCCCCGGCAACCGGAAATCACCGCGCGGCTGATCGATCTGGCCCGCCGCGGGATGCGTGTGCTGCGTCTGAAAGGCGGCGATCCGTTCGTCTTCGGACGCGGCGGCGAGGAAGCGCTGGCCCTGGCCGAAGCCGGCATCGGGTTCCGGATCGTGCCCGGCATTACCGCCGGCATCGCCGCGCCGGCCTATGCCGGCATTCCGGCCACCCATCGCGACGACAACCAGGCGGTCATTTTCGCCACCGGCAAATCGGATTCCGGCGGTCCGAACTGGCGGGCGCTGGCGGCAGCCAATGCACCCATTGTGCTTTACATGGCCTGGCGGACGTTTCCGGTTATCGCCCGCGAACTGAGTGCCGGGGGCATGCCCGGCACGATGCCCGTCGCGGTGATCAGCGACGCCACCACCGACCGCCAGAAGGTACTGGTGACCACGCTGGCCGAGGCCGAGGAACAGCTGGCCGCCTGCGGCCAGCGCCCGCCCGCCGTCATCGTCATCGGGTCGATCGTCCGTCTGCGGCCGAGCCTGGATTGGCTCGACATGCAGCGGGTCGCCGCGCTGCAAATGGCCGACCCGGCATGA
- a CDS encoding cobalt-precorrin-5B (C(1))-methyltransferase: MGQDSQFEKGHAAPPVSEPDEDAGQEADGRTLRRGWTTGACATAATAAACSALFGMGFPDPVTIRLPGGNDVDFALSQTGQGAHGASAGQEWAEAAVVKDAGDDPDVTHGAMIRSRVFRGAPGTGIVFAAGPGVGTVTREGLPVPVGEPAINPVPRRMMTEAATAMAERAGVAADLVIRIGIDHGEELARKTMNGRLGILGGLSVLGTTGIVIPYSCAAWIASIHRGIDVARAAGLDHVAASTGDVSERAVARHYDLPEIALLDMGDFAGGTLKYLRRHPVARLTIAGGVAKLSKLAQGRLDLHSKRHAVDYDWLSARMADLGADDDLIAAIRTANTANQAVAIAAAAGMPLGDTIADGARRTALDTLGPECGIAVDVLVVDRAGTIVGRAGR, encoded by the coding sequence ATGGGACAAGACTCGCAATTCGAAAAAGGACACGCGGCACCGCCGGTTTCTGAACCGGATGAGGACGCGGGGCAAGAGGCGGACGGCCGGACGTTGCGGCGCGGCTGGACGACCGGCGCCTGCGCCACGGCGGCAACCGCCGCGGCCTGTTCGGCATTGTTCGGTATGGGTTTCCCCGATCCGGTCACCATTCGACTGCCGGGCGGGAACGATGTCGATTTCGCGCTGTCCCAGACCGGTCAGGGAGCACACGGTGCATCTGCCGGCCAGGAGTGGGCGGAAGCCGCCGTGGTCAAGGATGCCGGCGACGATCCCGACGTCACCCATGGCGCCATGATCCGCTCGCGGGTGTTCAGGGGCGCACCGGGCACCGGCATCGTTTTTGCCGCCGGACCGGGCGTGGGCACGGTCACGCGCGAGGGGCTGCCCGTGCCTGTCGGTGAACCCGCGATCAACCCCGTGCCACGGCGCATGATGACCGAAGCCGCGACCGCAATGGCCGAGCGGGCGGGTGTCGCCGCCGATCTCGTGATCCGGATCGGCATCGATCACGGCGAGGAACTCGCCCGCAAGACCATGAACGGCCGGCTGGGCATTCTTGGCGGCCTGTCGGTGCTCGGGACGACCGGCATCGTCATTCCCTATTCCTGCGCGGCCTGGATCGCCTCGATCCATCGGGGGATCGACGTCGCCCGGGCGGCGGGGCTGGACCATGTGGCCGCCTCGACCGGCGATGTCTCGGAACGCGCCGTCGCCCGCCATTATGATCTGCCCGAGATCGCGCTGTTGGACATGGGCGATTTCGCCGGCGGTACGCTGAAATATCTGCGCCGCCACCCGGTCGCGCGCCTGACCATCGCCGGCGGCGTCGCCAAGCTCAGCAAGCTGGCCCAGGGCCGGCTGGATCTTCATTCCAAACGCCATGCCGTCGATTATGACTGGCTTTCGGCGCGGATGGCCGATCTTGGCGCCGACGACGACTTGATTGCGGCGATACGCACGGCGAATACCGCCAATCAGGCCGTCGCGATCGCGGCGGCGGCGGGAATGCCGCTTGGCGATACCATTGCCGATGGCGCAAGGCGAACGGCGCTCGACACGCTCGGCCCCGAATGCGGTATCGCGGTCGATGTACTGGTCGTCGACCGGGCGGGCACGATCGTGGGCAGGGCCGGGCGGTAG
- a CDS encoding altronate dehydratase family protein gives MNSSIPEEEHQAMNTEARLTIRLHPDDNVIVARTEMLPGVTVADDKVTTRAVVPAGHKIATTAIAVGDPIRKFGQIIGFATESIEPGDHVHVHNVEVTAFDRDYAIGQEARPTRMVPEAERATFEGYVRKDGRVGTRNYIGLLTSVNCSATVANYIAQEVERSGVLNDFPNIDGVVALTHGTGCGMADTGEGYDNLQRTLWGYARHPNFGGILMVGLGCEVNRIDFLLEAYGIERGPLFKTMNIQDMGGTRLTVEAGVREVAAMAPAVNDVSRTTVPVSKLTVALQCGGSDAYSGITANPALGRAVDMLVAQGGTGVLGETPEIYGAEHLLTRRAESPEIAERLIARIKWWEDYCAKHGGQMNNNPSPGNKAGGLTTILEKSLGAAAKGGTTNLTGFYRYAEQVTTPGFVLMDTPGYDPVSVTGQIAGGCNLVCFTTGRGSVAGYKPVPSVKLATNTAMYDRMSEDMDINCGTIVDGTESIDDVAGRILKMFIETASGIPSKSEQLGFGDHEFVPWQVGAVM, from the coding sequence ATGAATTCATCTATTCCCGAGGAAGAGCACCAGGCCATGAACACTGAAGCCAGACTGACAATTCGTCTCCACCCCGACGACAACGTTATTGTCGCAAGGACCGAGATGCTGCCCGGCGTCACCGTCGCGGACGACAAGGTGACGACTCGGGCCGTCGTTCCCGCCGGTCACAAGATCGCGACCACCGCGATCGCCGTGGGTGATCCCATCCGCAAATTCGGGCAGATCATCGGCTTCGCCACAGAATCCATCGAACCCGGCGACCATGTGCATGTTCATAACGTCGAAGTGACGGCGTTCGACCGGGACTATGCCATCGGGCAGGAGGCGAGGCCGACGCGGATGGTGCCCGAGGCCGAACGCGCGACCTTCGAAGGCTATGTCCGCAAGGATGGCCGAGTTGGCACCCGCAACTACATCGGCCTGCTGACTTCGGTGAACTGTTCGGCAACGGTTGCCAATTACATTGCCCAGGAGGTCGAGCGGTCCGGCGTTCTCAACGACTTCCCGAACATCGACGGCGTCGTGGCCCTGACCCACGGGACCGGTTGTGGCATGGCCGACACCGGCGAAGGTTACGACAATCTGCAGCGCACGTTGTGGGGATATGCCCGGCATCCGAATTTCGGCGGCATTCTGATGGTCGGCCTCGGCTGCGAGGTCAACCGCATCGACTTCCTGCTCGAAGCCTATGGCATTGAACGCGGCCCGTTGTTCAAGACCATGAACATCCAGGACATGGGCGGCACGCGCCTGACCGTGGAAGCCGGCGTGCGAGAGGTCGCGGCGATGGCGCCGGCGGTCAATGACGTCAGCCGCACGACCGTGCCGGTCAGCAAACTGACCGTGGCGCTGCAATGTGGCGGTTCCGACGCCTATTCCGGGATCACGGCCAACCCGGCCCTGGGACGCGCCGTGGACATGCTGGTGGCCCAGGGCGGCACCGGCGTTCTCGGCGAAACGCCGGAGATCTACGGCGCGGAGCATCTGCTGACCCGCCGCGCCGAATCCCCGGAGATTGCGGAAAGGCTGATCGCCCGCATAAAATGGTGGGAGGACTACTGCGCAAAGCATGGCGGACAGATGAACAACAATCCGTCGCCCGGCAACAAGGCCGGCGGATTGACGACCATTCTGGAAAAATCGCTCGGCGCGGCCGCCAAGGGCGGCACCACCAACCTGACCGGCTTCTATCGCTATGCCGAACAGGTCACGACGCCGGGCTTCGTCCTGATGGACACACCCGGCTATGACCCGGTATCGGTCACCGGCCAGATCGCCGGGGGATGCAATCTGGTCTGCTTCACGACGGGGCGCGGGTCGGTCGCCGGCTACAAACCGGTTCCGTCGGTGAAACTCGCCACGAACACGGCCATGTACGACCGGATGTCCGAGGACATGGACATCAATTGCGGCACCATCGTCGACGGCACCGAGAGCATCGACGATGTTGCCGGGCGGATCCTGAAAATGTTCATCGAGACGGCGTCCGGCATACCCAGCAAGAGCGAGCAGCTCGGCTTCGGCGACCATGAATTCGTCCCGTGGCAGGTTGGTGCCGTGATGTAG
- a CDS encoding cobyrinate a,c-diamide synthase, with protein sequence MTGTAARGLIIAAPSSGTGKTTVTLGLLAALRDAGLRVGSAKVGPDYIDPSLHRAVTGRPALNLDGWAMDAAQISEQIAAAGNETDLILCEGVMGLFDGAAAPGKLGHGSTADIAALTGWPVVLVIDPKGQTRSAAALVKGFAAYRGDVEIAGVIVNNVASDRHRALVAGPIEETGVPVLGAIPRDQAVALPSRHLGLVQAGDDDSLDDRLAALSALTRKSIDLDRLQAIARPAVAGTTAPQTHSVTGALKPLGQRIAVARDAAFTFCYDHVLMGWRVAGAEIAFFSPLADEPPPETADAVYLPGGYPELHADTLAAASRFKSGLARFALAHPVYGECGGYIVMGEILETEDGRTVPMTGLLPLRTSFAARKLHLGYRRTTLRAGCALGPADTRLLGHEFHYVAIRGSENDPDSAWIDAETADGRPLPAMGLQRGHAFGSFLHILGNETD encoded by the coding sequence ATGACGGGTACGGCAGCCAGAGGACTCATAATCGCCGCCCCGTCATCGGGTACCGGCAAGACCACGGTTACACTGGGCCTGCTGGCGGCGTTGCGCGATGCCGGGCTTCGGGTCGGGTCGGCCAAGGTGGGGCCCGACTACATCGACCCGTCGCTGCATCGGGCCGTGACCGGCCGCCCGGCGCTGAACCTGGATGGCTGGGCGATGGACGCGGCGCAGATTTCGGAACAGATCGCAGCGGCCGGCAACGAGACCGACCTGATCCTGTGCGAGGGGGTCATGGGGCTGTTCGACGGCGCCGCGGCGCCCGGCAAGCTCGGCCATGGCTCAACCGCCGATATCGCCGCGCTGACCGGCTGGCCGGTGGTGCTGGTGATCGACCCCAAGGGCCAGACCCGTTCGGCGGCAGCGCTGGTGAAGGGGTTTGCCGCCTATCGCGGCGATGTCGAGATCGCGGGCGTGATCGTGAACAATGTCGCGAGCGACCGCCATCGCGCCCTCGTCGCCGGACCGATCGAGGAGACCGGCGTTCCGGTTCTGGGTGCCATTCCCCGCGATCAGGCCGTTGCCCTGCCCAGCCGGCATCTGGGTCTTGTTCAGGCCGGCGATGACGACAGCCTGGACGACCGACTGGCGGCCCTGAGCGCGCTGACACGCAAGTCGATCGACCTCGATCGCCTTCAGGCAATCGCGCGTCCCGCTGTTGCCGGCACCACCGCCCCCCAAACTCACTCCGTAACGGGCGCGCTGAAACCGCTCGGCCAGCGCATCGCCGTCGCCCGCGATGCGGCGTTTACCTTTTGCTATGACCATGTGCTTATGGGCTGGCGGGTGGCCGGGGCCGAAATCGCGTTCTTCTCGCCGCTGGCCGATGAACCGCCGCCGGAAACAGCCGACGCGGTCTATCTGCCCGGCGGATACCCCGAACTCCACGCCGATACCCTGGCCGCTGCCAGCCGGTTCAAGTCCGGGTTGGCGCGATTTGCGCTGGCGCATCCGGTCTACGGCGAATGCGGTGGATACATCGTCATGGGTGAAATCCTGGAAACCGAAGACGGCCGGACCGTGCCGATGACCGGCCTGCTGCCGCTCAGGACCAGCTTCGCCGCGCGCAAGCTGCATCTCGGGTATCGCCGCACGACGCTGCGTGCCGGCTGCGCGCTGGGGCCGGCCGACACACGACTGCTGGGGCATGAATTCCACTATGTCGCCATCCGAGGGTCCGAGAACGACCCGGATTCCGCCTGGATCGACGCCGAAACCGCCGACGGCCGCCCGCTGCCGGCCATGGGGCTGCAGCGCGGCCACGCCTTTGGCTCATTCCTGCATATCCTTGGGAACGAAACGGATTAA
- a CDS encoding cobalt-precorrin-6A reductase translates to MTILILGGTTEATALAQRLAGLGGVNAVLSLAGRTVRPIQSGLPTRIGGFGGVEGLADYLRTVGVKAVIDATHPFAAQMSTNAVEACAAVEVPLARLSRPAWVPVPGDRWVVVPDIDAAARALGPMGDRVFLTTGRQTLHAFAAMPDKTYLARTVDPIAEPPNLPRFEHLQARGPFAAEAERDLMTRYRIDVLVTKNSGGKATAGKLSAARDLGLPVVMVDRPVLPPAHALASVDEAIRWLHP, encoded by the coding sequence ATGACGATTTTGATACTTGGCGGCACGACCGAGGCGACGGCGCTCGCCCAGCGGCTGGCGGGGCTTGGCGGCGTCAATGCGGTGCTGTCTCTCGCCGGGCGCACGGTCCGGCCGATCCAGTCGGGCCTGCCGACCCGGATCGGCGGGTTCGGCGGTGTCGAGGGACTGGCGGATTATCTGCGCACGGTCGGCGTCAAGGCGGTCATCGACGCCACCCATCCGTTCGCGGCCCAGATGTCGACCAACGCGGTCGAGGCCTGCGCCGCCGTCGAAGTGCCGCTGGCCCGGCTGTCGCGCCCGGCCTGGGTGCCCGTTCCCGGCGACCGCTGGGTCGTCGTACCGGATATCGATGCCGCCGCCCGGGCCCTCGGCCCCATGGGCGATCGAGTCTTCCTGACCACCGGGCGCCAGACGCTGCATGCCTTTGCCGCCATGCCGGACAAGACCTATCTTGCGCGCACCGTCGACCCGATTGCCGAACCGCCGAACCTGCCCCGGTTCGAGCATCTTCAGGCGCGCGGACCCTTTGCGGCCGAGGCCGAGCGCGATCTGATGACCCGCTATCGCATCGACGTGCTGGTAACCAAGAACAGCGGCGGCAAGGCTACGGCGGGCAAACTGTCCGCCGCCCGCGATCTCGGCCTGCCGGTGGTCATGGTCGACCGGCCGGTCTTGCCCCCGGCTCACGCGCTGGCCTCCGTCGATGAAGCCATAAGATGGTTGCATCCTTAG
- the cobM gene encoding precorrin-4 C(11)-methyltransferase, which produces MTVHFVGAGPGAPDLLTLRGRDIIARCPICLYAGSLIPAEVVAHAPKDARVVDTAPLTLDEIIAEFEAAHAAGHDIARLHSGDLAFYSAVAEQIRALEERGIPYTVTPGVPAVSAAAAALGRELTVPEVAQSVVLTRTSGRASKMPEAETLEAFAATGATMAVHLSVHVIDQVVERLVPHYGGDCPVAVVFRASWPDEMVIRGRLDDIEARVNDLPTRRTALILIGPALAAADFRNSALYDGRHARRFRGLDLP; this is translated from the coding sequence ATGACCGTTCACTTCGTCGGCGCCGGACCGGGCGCGCCCGACCTCCTGACCCTGCGCGGCCGTGACATCATCGCCCGCTGTCCGATCTGCCTCTATGCCGGATCGCTGATCCCGGCCGAGGTGGTCGCCCACGCGCCAAAGGACGCACGCGTGGTCGACACCGCGCCGCTAACGCTGGATGAGATCATCGCCGAATTCGAGGCCGCCCACGCGGCAGGCCATGACATCGCGCGCCTGCATTCCGGCGACCTGGCATTCTACAGCGCGGTCGCCGAACAGATCCGGGCGTTGGAGGAACGCGGCATCCCCTATACCGTCACCCCCGGCGTGCCGGCCGTGTCCGCCGCCGCCGCTGCGTTGGGGCGCGAACTGACGGTGCCGGAAGTCGCGCAGAGCGTCGTTCTGACCCGGACATCGGGCCGCGCCTCGAAAATGCCCGAAGCCGAAACGCTGGAGGCCTTTGCCGCCACCGGCGCCACCATGGCCGTGCATCTGTCGGTCCATGTGATTGATCAGGTGGTCGAAAGGCTGGTTCCGCATTACGGCGGCGATTGTCCGGTCGCGGTGGTGTTCCGGGCGTCGTGGCCCGACGAGATGGTCATCCGGGGCCGGCTGGATGATATCGAGGCCAGGGTCAACGATCTGCCGACCCGGCGGACGGCTCTGATCCTGATCGGCCCCGCCCTCGCCGCCGCCGATTTCCGCAACAGCGCGCTTTACGACGGCCGCCATGCCCGCCGGTTCCGGGGGCTCGACCTGCCATGA
- a CDS encoding cobalamin biosynthesis protein encodes MIAIGFGTGGGCPIDSLIHLLCGCRDEATRTNDKARFSGLFTVDRAQHRDLRAAVEQALALPVTLIAPEQLIVMADRVVTRSARSIEHYGVGSVAEAAALLGAGPGSRLLMPRRIFDKATCATAIQRGKAA; translated from the coding sequence ATGATCGCGATCGGATTCGGCACCGGCGGCGGCTGTCCGATCGACAGCCTGATCCACCTTCTGTGCGGGTGCCGGGACGAGGCCACCCGGACAAATGACAAAGCCCGGTTCTCGGGCCTGTTCACTGTCGACCGAGCGCAGCATCGCGACCTCCGCGCGGCGGTCGAGCAGGCGCTGGCCCTGCCGGTGACACTGATTGCACCGGAGCAACTGATCGTCATGGCCGACCGCGTGGTCACCCGATCCGCGCGCAGTATCGAGCATTACGGCGTCGGCTCGGTCGCCGAAGCCGCCGCCCTGCTGGGCGCCGGACCGGGCAGCCGGCTGCTGATGCCGCGACGGATATTCGACAAGGCCACCTGCGCTACAGCAATACAACGGGGGAAAGCCGCATGA
- a CDS encoding DUF4189 domain-containing protein, with translation MAASASAQIGPNPCSPVIDAPASDSTVPQDFRIRILPGDFSNCRIDEIRYAIIETASDGQNRTVFFRKSDCCEFMQTGHPLVERRAPADKLKPGTNYVVQAQFVDRTVDLYGGIDHMRAELGPIAVIPVTTESSDMRTRRHGDESTRLDAMVFALDMAGRFGHGRAASEADARRTALDFCDATNCRIVSEPTRNRCHALAQRTEGGYWWGVGADERLPEAEGKARGFCERGHGGTCDLVYSYCQ, from the coding sequence ATGGCGGCATCCGCGTCAGCGCAGATCGGACCGAACCCGTGTAGCCCTGTGATTGATGCGCCGGCCAGCGACAGTACGGTGCCGCAGGATTTCCGCATTCGGATCCTGCCCGGCGACTTTTCAAACTGCCGCATCGACGAGATCCGCTACGCGATCATCGAAACTGCCTCGGATGGGCAGAACCGCACTGTTTTTTTCCGCAAGTCCGACTGTTGCGAATTCATGCAGACCGGACATCCATTGGTCGAACGTCGCGCCCCGGCCGACAAATTAAAACCTGGAACCAATTACGTGGTTCAGGCGCAGTTTGTCGATCGTACCGTCGATCTCTATGGCGGGATCGATCACATGCGCGCCGAGTTGGGGCCTATCGCTGTCATTCCGGTCACGACTGAAAGCAGCGATATGCGAACGCGTCGGCACGGCGATGAATCGACAAGACTGGATGCGATGGTCTTTGCACTCGATATGGCGGGGCGCTTCGGTCATGGGCGCGCCGCCTCAGAGGCCGACGCCAGGCGCACCGCGCTCGATTTTTGCGACGCCACGAACTGCCGCATCGTTTCGGAGCCGACGCGGAACCGATGCCACGCGCTGGCGCAGCGGACTGAGGGCGGCTATTGGTGGGGCGTCGGCGCCGACGAGCGTTTGCCCGAGGCCGAAGGCAAGGCGCGCGGCTTTTGCGAACGCGGCCATGGCGGCACCTGCGACCTCGTTTATAGCTATTGCCAATGA
- the cbiE gene encoding precorrin-6y C5,15-methyltransferase (decarboxylating) subunit CbiE, with product MNSPDMAGLPPNGKAKDSVQAPWLTIVGIGEDGWDGLSPRARAVIADPSAPIFGGDRQLALIPDGIGGERIAWPSPFSDGIRRVLAARPSPVTVLASGDPFWYGVGATLARHVPPDEMTVIPGASSFALAAARMGWPLQSVRCLSVHGRSLERVIPALHDRARLVILSWDGSTPGALGRLLADRGFGASPLTVLECMGGPTERRTTAPAADWAADTALNRPVDALNTITLDCRADETANSIAAAAGRPDAMFEHDGQISKREIRAVILALLAPGRGETLWDIGAGSGAVGIEWMLADAANLTVAVERRAERAERIRRNALAMGVPDLAIEGCDAADFPAFSMTSPDAVFLGGGITGAGMVDRYFAAVKPGGRLVASAVTVESEAVILAAHARLGGTLTRLQVARDDRLGGFTGWTALRPVTLWCTRKPS from the coding sequence ATGAACTCACCCGATATGGCCGGTCTGCCACCGAACGGCAAGGCAAAGGACAGCGTTCAGGCACCATGGCTGACAATCGTCGGTATCGGCGAAGATGGCTGGGACGGCCTGTCACCCCGCGCCCGCGCCGTGATCGCCGACCCGTCGGCACCGATATTCGGCGGCGATCGGCAACTGGCACTGATCCCCGACGGCATCGGCGGCGAGCGGATCGCCTGGCCATCGCCGTTCAGCGACGGCATCCGCCGCGTTCTGGCCGCCCGGCCATCGCCGGTCACGGTATTGGCCAGCGGCGACCCATTCTGGTACGGCGTCGGCGCCACGCTCGCCCGCCATGTGCCGCCGGATGAAATGACCGTCATTCCCGGCGCCTCGTCCTTTGCCCTGGCCGCCGCCCGAATGGGCTGGCCGCTGCAATCGGTCCGCTGCCTGTCGGTTCACGGCCGCTCGCTGGAACGGGTGATCCCCGCCCTTCACGACCGCGCCCGGCTGGTGATCCTCAGCTGGGACGGCTCGACGCCGGGGGCTCTGGGCCGTCTGCTCGCCGACCGGGGATTCGGCGCATCGCCGCTGACCGTGCTGGAATGCATGGGCGGACCAACCGAACGCCGCACCACGGCGCCGGCGGCCGATTGGGCCGCCGATACCGCCCTGAACCGTCCCGTCGACGCGCTGAACACGATCACGCTCGACTGCCGGGCCGACGAAACCGCAAATTCGATAGCAGCGGCCGCCGGGCGGCCCGATGCCATGTTCGAGCATGACGGTCAGATCAGCAAACGCGAGATCCGCGCCGTCATCCTGGCACTGCTCGCCCCCGGCCGGGGCGAGACGCTGTGGGACATCGGCGCGGGATCCGGCGCTGTCGGGATCGAGTGGATGCTGGCGGACGCGGCCAACCTTACTGTCGCGGTGGAACGCCGCGCCGAGCGGGCCGAGCGCATCCGCCGCAATGCGCTGGCCATGGGCGTGCCCGATCTGGCGATCGAAGGCTGCGATGCCGCCGACTTTCCGGCCTTCTCCATGACGTCACCCGACGCCGTTTTTCTGGGCGGCGGGATTACCGGCGCCGGCATGGTCGACAGATATTTCGCGGCCGTGAAACCGGGCGGCCGCCTCGTGGCCTCGGCCGTGACGGTGGAATCCGAAGCCGTGATTCTGGCCGCGCACGCGCGCCTCGGCGGCACGCTGACCCGCCTGCAGGTCGCGCGCGACGACCGGCTGGGCGGATTTACCGGCTGGACCGCGCTGCGCCCGGTGACGCTCTGGTGCACGAGGAAACCGTCATGA